The Larus michahellis chromosome 9, bLarMic1.1, whole genome shotgun sequence genome contains the following window.
TTGTAGGCTGTAGAATTCAGCAGTAGGTAGAACTATACTTCTTTATTTCACACCACCTTTCTGTAGCCATCTGCAGGCAGATGAAGAAAATACCATGGGAGGAAGCAATGAAATAGGAAGGGAAGTGAAAACCACTGTAGTTCTACCCAGGCCAAATAAGAATTCCTACATGTTGAAGGAATTAATCCCAGTATTTGCATTTCCTTACAAAGATATTGGGTGTtgctgagttatttttttttttcttaagtacaCTTCAGGGTTAAAAATTGATAAAGAAATCTGCGTAAAGTAGCCTCTACTTACTGGAGCTTAAGTTAATATATTCCTAATGCTGTTTCTTCGTAGATGGCATGAATGTCCTGTTTATAGTTGTGGATGATCTACGTCCTGTTTTGGGCTGTTATGGAGATAAGCTTGTGAAATCTCCAAACATTGATCAGCTTGCTTCTCAGAGTATTGTGTTCAGCAATGCGTATGCACAGGTGAGacaaataacttaaaaaatgttttctttatgcaAAATAATCACTGGCTTTATCACAGTAGGTGTTAGGCAGACCATTGgaaaaagcaagtatttattAACCTGAAGTATTTCCAGTAGAAAATAAGTGGTTAGGCTGAACTGTACTGTATGAACCTATCTTTACTAAGATGAGAAAAACTAAAATGGGGCACTTGAATGGTGATGTTTTTGTAGCTCTTGGAGGAGCGTTGTGTCACTCAAACGTTTTCACTGTTAGCAGcaaaatgctgcttaaaaatactgttttattaaattagaactctttttttctcctgtttataaaatattatattttactttttaacttttGAGGTAGGCTATTCTATAGACTTTTATGAAGGAGCAGCTTGCATGGTAGGCATCACTCTTAAATACAGGACGCAATATCTCACTAAGTGCTCTTTACTTGAATGCTTTGCATAGGATGCCTACATTCCCAAATTTCTCTCTGCTGAGAAATGAGAAGTCTGAGTCTACTTCTGACTAGGGATTAGGGTTTTAAAGCTGTAACTCTTGGCTCTTGCCAATCTGAAACAGAACTGGTGAGGCCTTTGTACCGTAACCTGGACCTTCCATATGTTTATCCTTTTCATTATTCTTAAGGCAGTCCAGATCAACTAGGCTTTGGACTTTTATCAGCACAGTCCATCTGCCACTTCTGCTTAATTCTGTGTGAGTGTGAGCTATGAGGTTTCAAAAGCACTGTCTTTAATGcaccctgacttttttttttgcgctACTAGCTGCAGAACCAAAGTTTTTAGTGGTTAGGAATTGGTTATTTGAGGAAAAGTTATAGATAGGTAAATGTATATCTTGCTAAAAGCCTGCAATTGAGAATTGATATTCTTAATAAGGATGCTGTTTGTTCCAGCTTGAAGTGTATGAAGCACTTTCACTGTAGTTCCTGAGCCTTCAGATGTTTTGCCTGGCTACACTTAAGTCAGTTGGCACTTGTGTTCTGCTTTTTATTCCGAACCGATTCTCTTTTTGCCTGTCTCTCTCCTCAGCAAGCCGTGTGCGCTCCCAGTAGAGTCTCGTTTCTTACTGGACGCAGACCTGATACTACCCGTCTGTATGATTTCTACTCCTACTGGAGAGTGCATGCAGGAAACTATTCCACGATGCCCCAGTATTTCAAGGAGAATGGCTATGTGACCCTATCCGTGGGGAAAGTTTTTCATCCTGGTATGGTTTGAATCGTCATCTGCTTAACATGCACATGCTTAATGTGTATATTCGCACAAACAGACTTTACATATAAGTATCAATTGTGTGATTCTTGTATATGTTGACTACCTAAATCATAATCATGAGCCAGATTATACAACAATTGTATGTTGTCTTTAAATCTCAATTTTAAATCTGAAGGCATGAGAAATGAATAGATTAGATGACTCTTATCTAATGACTGTTTTCACACCTTGTCTAGGGATTGTGGGAATAAATGTCTCATGTTCTAAAAATATGTCTAGAAGTTAGGTATCTGCTGAAGATGAAATTACTGAACAGCCTCATTGTCTTAGATCTGCATATACACATTCCATGTTTCATGGTAGGCTGTCTATCTGGATCAGGAAATACAGAATGTATGACTAATACTACCAATTAAACAGGGACTTGGTTCACTAGTTAAAAAGCAATAACACTACTGACTTGAAAATACTGTAATACTGATGCTCTTTTCGGTAGTTCTTTACCCCAGAACTAAACTTGTGTGGATATATGAACTTTCAGTTGATGGTACAGCTAATTAAGGATGAACATGAAGACTGTTATTAATCCTGTTTCTTTGGTGGGTATTTTGTTGCTGTTCACTGAAGTAAGGCTCTGCGAGAGGCTTGAGACTCCCTCACCAGTAAAAGGTGTATTTCAGGGAAAAATGTCTGTCTTAAACTTTTTGACTTTTacttcttagttttctttttctcaactGGCAAAGATTGtttgaaatgtttctcttttagcatatgaaaaaaaacaaactaaaacccaacaaaacaacaaactgaaaacaagttAAACTTGTGTTTGAGCTCTTCCTGGTTCAGTGGATTTAGAGCATTTCTAATGTCTTTACCTTTTTCAGGGGTTTCATCCAATTACAGCGATGACTATCCATACAGTTGGTCCATTCCACCCTTTCATCCTTCAACTGAAAAGTATGAAAATGATAAGGTAAGGGTGATTCGTGGGGCCCTAACAAAGAAGCGTTTTCAGGATATAGCCAAGTGCTTTATGTCAAGCACAGACTATACTCTGCGGTTTTTGAGACTGCAACCTTGTGCAGGGAAACAACTAGCCAGTTTGATACTTTTGGTCTTCCAGAAGAAGGCGTGTGTGTCACGTTAATTCACGTGCCCATCTGCAGatattttaagtatttctaaattattatttgGAAACTGAAGTTACTGAGGTATAAAAGTACTTGCAAGAAAGAGTGACCTTAATTTGTGTTTAGGTCATGAATGGCTTTATCTGAAAAGTGCAGTTCTCAACTTCCACAGTAATCTTGCTCTGTTTAGTAGGTGGCAAAATGTTGTCAATAGCATTGGTGAACTTAATTCAATAAAGAGCTCAGGGCTGAGGGGGTGGAGGTCatgattaaaataatctttaatatCATCTGATTCAGTTTTCTAGAATGTTTGTTACTCTTAAGTGTGGTCCAAAAGAATCTGGTTGTGATAGCATCATGTGCTGGAGTCTATACACTGCAAAGCTGGGAGCTCCAGCCAGGAGGCCACAGGCAGCCTTGGCTATGCTTTCTTCTTGCATTTACTGCTGAAAAAGATTGGATTTAGCAACAACAGTAtttgcatcatagaatcatagaatgtgttgggttggaagggacctttatagGTCATCTATGACATACTTTTCTTTATGTTCATTTAGCAGCTCTCCCAAACACCCTGCTGAGGCCACCTTTTCCTGGGAGCTGTTCAGTGTAATTTATCTTTCTTCGCTGATTATACATCAGCCACTGCTGGCATTTGCTCAGAAACTAAGTAGCTTCCAGGCAGCTTTCCATGGGCTCTTGGGATCAGGAGTAAAAATGCATGTATATAGTGTAACCAAATTCTGCCTTCTTGCCAGTAAGTCAGAGATTCCATTCATAGAGGCTGTGTGTTTTCCCATATGACTATGTTTAATTTCCTGCCCAGCTGTAGAGAGGATTCTGCTTTTCCATAGACATGGAAGTTGCATTCTTCAAGTCCTGAAGCTGTCTGCTCGCTCAGTCATCAAAGTACTCGGCACCTTTAGGGTTCACAGAAATCGTGAAATTCCTTTTTGTATCCAATCTGCAGTCTTTTCTTGGTAGAAGGATTGAGAAACAAATTGATTGAAAGTTATGGAACagaggatttcttcttttttacagAAGTTAAGTTACTTAactaagtggtttttttttttttttaagacttgtaggggaagagatggaaaactTTATGCTAACTTGGTGTGCCCAGTGGATGTGACAGAAATGCCCAGTGGTACTCTGCCTGATATTCAGAGCACTGAAGAGGCCATACGCTTACTGAATGTTATGAAAACCAACAAGCAAAAGTTCTTCCTGGCTGTCGGTTACCACAAACCACATATCCCACTGAGGTACCCGCAGGTGAGGAAACTGGGGCCTGCACAGAAAAGAACTTAGACAagcattgcttttgcttttcaaagctgttttccacAAATGCTGTATTGCTATTGTTGCTGGAAAGCAAGCTGAACGGCAGCCTTGGTTTGATGTAACTTTTAGCAGTTGCCTGTGttgcatttcaaaatgtttaatGAGAATGAATTAGCACTGCTCAGCCAAAAGTCAGGCTTCTGCCACCATAGTAGTGCCTGCCATTGCATGGAGATGGTGTTCAGCTTGATGCAGTATGACATAATGAGGCCTTACAAGGTCTTGTACTCCACCCCCTGTTTGAGTTGGTGGCAAAACTCCTGCTCATTTCAGAGGAAGTGATGTTGGACCTTTTATTTCAGTGTTGCTTTGAGATACAGGAGGCTGTTTTTAGGTACTTAGGTACTAACTCAGTGTTTTTCAGGGATCGGTTGGGGCTGACTAGCATGGTATTGCTACCTTTTACGCTCTGGGGGAGGGAGAGTGAAGCCTTGTAAACTGTAAGAGTAGTAAAGGGTCCTGCAAGGGGAGATGATTGCTGCTTTACAACACACAGTTTACAATAGACTTTAGAGGTGAGAGCAATCTTTATGTCTGTTTTTATTGTGAAGGAATTTCTCAAGTTGTACCCCTTGGAAAACATCACGTTAGCCCCAGATCCCTGGGTGCCTGAGAAACTGCCTTCTGTGGCGTACAACCCCTGGACAGATATCAGACAGAGGGATGATGTGAAAGCATTAAATGTTAGTTTCCCTTATGGACCACTTCCAGATAACTTCCAGGTAAGCTGTCAGTCCAGTACACTGGAGTCAAAACTGCCTTAACTTGTTCAAATGCAAGGGAGCAGTCGGCTGCTCTTGGATGTTCCCAGGTATTCAGCAACTGACAGTTTGCAAATACTGTGAATTCCCTGCCTTGCATACTGTCACCTCTAGCTTTGTAGGCAAACCTTTACTGTAACTGCAGTCAGGCTAGCGGGGACGGGGAGGAAGAGATTGGCCATCAACTAGTGATGGCAGTACGTACTCCTGGTTTGTATGTAAGGGAACGTGTGTAGCTGCTACcagtgttgtgtttgttttcattatcTGAATCTGTTTATCTCTTTCAAGGCACCACTCAGTGTATCTTCTTTTGCAAGGTTTTCATTGACTTCCGAGTGCTTACGCCAAAATAAGGTGCACTGGCTGGACCCTGAGAGAAGCAGAATGGAGTGGCTTGCAAAATCTTGCTTGAAATAACTTCTAAGACAGATAGAATTTTCTAACTGCCCCCTCCCTGTTTGCCTTTTCTGGGACATTAATCATGCTAcagacacttaaaaaataaagctttacaaGTAAAATCCTTTAGTTCCTTTACTTACACAGCCACCCGCTGGTTCTCCTGTGTGTGTATCTGTCgaaaagctgacttttttttcctctcccctcttttcTTAACTTGCAGCGGCAGATTCGTCAGAGCTATTATGCAGCAGTTTCTTACCTGGATATGCAAGTTGGCCTGCTCTTGAATGCTTTGGATGATGCAGGACTCTCAAATAGCACAATAGTTGTTTTTACAGCTGATCATGGTAAGCATTTAAATCTTTCTCCAGCTCGCTGTTAATAACTTAATTGTGCAACTCAGTGCTGGCATATTAATCAAGTGTGTGTTTATATAATGTACAGCAGAGCTACCATACCTTGTATGTGTGGCTAGTCTGTCTCTAAATGGACTGTCACAGGCTTCTGTGGCTGCACAGTTCTGTCCCCCTGCCCGCACCTCTCTTTAATCAGGTTGAGGGTTTGCTAGTGAGTGATGAGACTGTCTGCCAGGACACTTGCTGCATTCCCACCTCCTACCCAAGGAGCGACTCTTGCTGGGAACGGTGCTGTGAAAGGATAGCGACCACTCCTCCCCCCTTGCAATTTGTAGAGAGCCATCTGGTACAGTGGGTGACAGGCTTCCTCATTAACTGCTGAAGTGTGTTTTCTTGCACTTGTCATTGCTGTTTGCCGAGCATCTAAACTGATAGCAATATGGCTCCCCCTCATAATTGAGGTCTTGCAGACTCTGGATCCTCGTGGTAAAAAAGTGAATTTGAATTGTGGGGCAGATACCTCAAGCATTTAATGCTTGTTTCAATACTCTAATAGACATTAAAATACCATCACACCCCCACACCCTCCATGATCCCTTTAATTGAGGGGTGGCTTAGCTGACTTAAAACAATTAGGATATGGCATAACTAAATAGATTTAAGTCACATATTTAGTTAATTTGGATTGACTTCTGTGAATGCGTGTATAAACAAGTCTTTGAGTTGTAGAGCAATGGGATTAATACTTGGTACTAAAGTGACTCTAGATGTTCCTTCTGACTTGCCACTTTGACTTGGACTTCCCGTTATAAAGTGaattcttcttttccttgctgtgaTTAACTGTAAACAGTTGGTGTTTCCAGTTCCACGGCTAGCAAAGGGATCCAAAAAAATCATGTGTTAACATAGCTGTCATAGAACTTCTTTGTCTTCCCCTAGAGTGAAGTTGGCAATAAATGTGCCTGCAAGGAAGTCATGTTGGCATCTCTtccaagaggaagaggagagctaaAGAGTTTTGATCTCTATTGCTTCCTCAGGGTTAACATTCTGATATGGCAGTCTGGCATAGATAGCAGCCTTGGCTCCAAGGGATGTTCAGTTACAGCGTTAACAGGAGTATCGGGGAGCTGGCGGCTGCCCAAAACTTAAATGAGTGCTTTGTAGAATTGATCTGGAGACGCTTGCAGGCGCTGTGACACACCCCAGttcctcttttct
Protein-coding sequences here:
- the IDS gene encoding iduronate 2-sulfatase, with amino-acid sequence MAAAAWLCLCLLGLLCRAFAPEPAATPRLRTREAAAGPGDGMNVLFIVVDDLRPVLGCYGDKLVKSPNIDQLASQSIVFSNAYAQQAVCAPSRVSFLTGRRPDTTRLYDFYSYWRVHAGNYSTMPQYFKENGYVTLSVGKVFHPGVSSNYSDDYPYSWSIPPFHPSTEKYENDKTCRGRDGKLYANLVCPVDVTEMPSGTLPDIQSTEEAIRLLNVMKTNKQKFFLAVGYHKPHIPLRYPQEFLKLYPLENITLAPDPWVPEKLPSVAYNPWTDIRQRDDVKALNVSFPYGPLPDNFQRQIRQSYYAAVSYLDMQVGLLLNALDDAGLSNSTIVVFTADHGWSLGEHGEWAKYSNFDVATRVPLMFYVPGMTTSSLGQGERIFPYLDPFSHVLGLVPQGQSKKVVELVSLFSTLAELAGLQVPPACPETSFHVALCSEGASIVRYFNASEEKAEEEKVGCDDTYRCFNEESVAFSQYPRPADTPQWNSDKPKLKDIRIMGYSMRTVDYRYTLWVRFYPNNFSANFEDVHAGELYMVETDPNQDYNIYNNISHGVFFKKILGFLKR